The following nucleotide sequence is from Natronosalvus caseinilyticus.
GGGCGTCGGCGGGATCAGCGGCGTCGTCTGGACGAACCCGGCGTCGGTCTTAAACGCGGTCGTCACCCCGCCCCACAGCGGCGAGAGGTAGAACGCGATCAAGCCGACCAGGACCACGTAGAGCGCGATCCGCTGGGTATCGAGTTCCTCGAGCGTCCGTGCGAGCGATCCGTCGGCCGAATCGGCGTCAGCGTGTGCCATCAGAGATCACCTCGTCTGTACTGCAGGTACAGGTACGGCCCAACGACGGCGAGCGCCAGCAAGAAGAGTACGGTCGCGACCGCGGCCCCGTACGCCCACTGGCTCCGGGAGAAGGCTACCCGGAACATCATGACTGCGAGGATGTCCGCCGATCGACCGGGATTGTTCCCGAACATGACGAAGATGAAGTCGAACGCCTTCAGCGCGAAGACCATCAACACGACCGCCGCGGACGTCGTCGCCGCGCTCAACTGGGGGACGATGACGCGCAAGTACATGCGGAACGTACTGGCCCCGTCGACTTTCGCCGCCTCGTAGTGAGCGTCCGGGATCGCCCGGAGCCCAGCCAGGTAGACGACCATCGCGTAGCCGCTGAACTGCCAGGTCAGCGCGAAGATGATCGCCGCGAGCCTGGTATCCGGGTTACCGATCCAGTTTCTCGTGAGGAAGTCGAGCCCGAGCCCCCGGAGAACGACGTTGATCGTCCCCGTGGTCGGGTTGTACATCCACGCCCAGAAGATGGCCGTGACGACGAACGACAGCGCCATCGGCAGCAGGTAAATCGTCCGGAACGTGTTCTCGAAGCGGATGTTCTGATCGACGAGAATCGCCAGGACGAGTCCAATCGCGAGTGAAACGCCCGTAAACGCGACCAGCAGGACGATCGTGTTCCGGAACGCTGCCACGAACGACGGATCGTCCGGCATCTGGCGGTACATCTCGAGCGACAGGTCCGTGTAATCGGGCCCCAGCAGACTGCTCCAGTCTGTCAGCGAGATGAGCAGGTTCCAGCCGATCGCTCCGTACACGAACAACCCCATCAGCAATGCCGGCGGGAGCCAGAACGGAATCGCCTGCACGGCCTCGCTGTGACGGAGTCGGGTCCAGCGACTGGTGTGTCCGCTTGTGCTTGCGCTCGCACTCGTGCTCGCGCTCGAGGCGCCGCCGTCAGTCCGGACGGGTCGGTCGTCGGTTCGGTTCTCGTCGGAACCCGCCGCTCGACGACGCCCGCGGGAAAGACGGGTCAGTGTTCGTCGTATGTCAAAATCCATAACACGTGGGGTTCTGAGTTCCCTCAGAAGATGTTGATGAGTTCCTGGGTGGTCTCGTCCGGGTCCCAGTTGTCCGTGAAGACCGCGAACGCCTCTTGGACCTCGCTCGCCTGGGCCGGCTGGAGCCCGCTCCCGTGAGCGATCGACGTGATCTGTTCGTCGGAATCCTGGAAGGCCGACATCTGGTCCTGGAGGAACGGCGGGAACTCGTCGGTCGGGACATCAGTTCGCGGCGGAATCGACCCCTTCGCCGGGTTGAACCGCTCCTGGGCGTCGACCGTCGAACAGTACTCGATCCACGCTTCGGTCGCGTCCGGCGTGGGATTGTTCGTCGGCATGACGAACGAGTCCATCACGAGCGTGTAGACGCCTTCGGTGCCGGGGAAGGCGGCGTAGTCCCAGCCCTCGCCGTACTCGAAGTCCTCGGCGGTCTGGTACTCGCCGGCCGCCCAGTCGCCGTTGTGGTGGAACGCGGCGTCGCCGGTGATCACGGCGTTGTTGGCCTCGTCCCAGGAGACCGTGGAGGCGTCCTCGTTGAAGTACTCGCTGTAGTCGGCGACCAGCGAGAGCGACTCGTTGATCTCGCTCTCGAGGTCGGCCGCATTACCGTCGAGGAACTGCTGGAACGTGTCGACGCCGTGCTGGCCGGTGAAGACGACCTCCCACAGCTGGAGGGTGCCCCACGGCTCCGCGGTCTGCTGGGCCATGCCGACGTAACCCGCGCCGTCGACCGTCTCGAACGCCTCGAGCAGCCCCTCGGGGCCGTCGATACTCTCGACGTCGACACCGGCGTCGTCGAGCACCTCGACGTTGTAGAAGATGTTGTTCAGCCGGTGGATGTTGATCGGGACCGAGACGACGTCGCCGTCGATGGTGGCCGCCTCCACGACGCTGTCGAGGTAGGCGTCCTGAGCGCCGTCCTCGTAGAAGTCGCCGACCGGCTCGAGCGCGTCGGCGTCCGTGTAGGTCCGGAGTGCCTCGCCCGGCCAGATCTGGAACGTTCCCGGCGGCTCCTCGTCGATCACGCGCGTCTGGATCGCGGCGTCGATAGACGAACCGGCGCCACCGGGTGCCGGATTCGGATTGGCCGTGTAGTCCGTGTTCTCGTCGTACCCATCCACGAGTGCGTTGAACGCTTCCTCTTCGCCGCCCGCGGTCCACCAGTGGACGATCTCGAGGTCGCCGTCGCCACCTCCGTTCCCGTTCCCGTCCCCGTTTCCGGTGGCGTTCCCGTTTCCATTCCCCTCCTCGTCGTCCGCACAACCCGCGAGGGCAGCGGTACCGATCGCCCCAGTCGTCACCAGATACCGTCGACGAGTAACTCCGTTCTGGTTTCCCATATCGACTGAAAATGGGTTCGTCATTATAATAAATGTGTGCATATTTCACTCGATAACGAGTTTATTTCGAGACAGGTGGCTCGAGTCGGGTACGTGGCCCGAACCGTCACGTGGCAACCCCGGTCTCGCAAGAGGTAAACCTCGGCGAACTCGACTCACGGGCATGGACGACGCCCTCGCGTATCCGCTCCGGGGCGACCACGCCGAGACGTCCCTGATCGCCGCCTGGCTCTGCGTCCTCGTCCACGTGCTGGTCGTCCCCGTTCTCCCGCTCGTGGCGCTCCTCGGGTACGTCGTTTCGGTGCTCGTCCTCGGCTCCGAACGCGACCCGCCGCCGTTTCTCGAACGCACTGTTCTTCGCCAGGCGCTAGGCGCCGCCGGAATCGCGATCGCCTACGGGACGGTTCCCCTCGTCATCGCGCTTTCGACGGTTCGATTGCTCACTGAGTCAGGCGAAGTGCCAAGTGGTGGCGGCACGTTCGCCGTCCTCGTGGGTTCGACGACGGTCCTCCTCGTTCTCGGTATCGCCGCCTACCTCCTGCCGATCGCCCTCGCGAACTACGGACGGGCCGGATCGATCCGCGCCGGGTTCGCGGATATCGTCTCGGTCGCCGGTCACGGCGCGTACTTCGTCGGCTGGGCCTCGGGGATCACGCTCTTGCTCGTCGGACTCGCGCTCTCGAGCGCGCTGGTCTCCCGCGGCGGGGTCGCCCTCGTCGCCGGCACCCTGATCGGCGCCTACGCGGTGCTCGTCTCGAGCCGGCGGATCGGCCGCGGGTACGCCGCGGGTCGGCGGTAGTCGAGGGCCTAACTGGTACCGAACGCCGGCGAATCGGCTTCGAGCGCCCGCATCGCGACCCAGCAGTTCGTCAGCGGGTGGTAGCCCGGTTCGACCGCGGGTCCGTGGTTCGGATCGTCGTGCTCGTGAGCGCGCGTGAGCCGTGCGTACCAGTTGCCGTACGTCGGGTTGATCAGGTGCTCGCGCGAGTACGCCCAGAGGCGATCGTACCACTCGGCGTACGCGTCGTCGAACCGGCTCAACAGCGCGCTCGCGCCGATGGCCTCCGTGTGCACCCAGCCGTACTTGTCCCCGACGATGGGGGTGCCGTCGTCCTCGACCGTGTAGTAGAGCCCGCCGTGCTCGTCGTCCCACCCGAGGTCGACCGCGGCGTCGAACAGTTCTCTGGCGCGCTCGAGGAGCCACCCCTCCGACCGATGTTCGGCGAGCAACGCGAGCAACTTCGCCCACTCGGCGTGGTGTCCCGGCTGGTAGCCGGGCGGCCGGAACTGGTGGGCCGGCTGGTCCTCGTTGTACGCGAGATCCGGTTCCCATGTCTCGGTGTAGTGCTCCCAGAGCAGACCGTCGGTCGCGCTCGTCACCTCGCGGGTGAACCGATCGGCGACCGTGTACGCCCGCTCGAGGTATCGCTCCTCGCCGGTGGCCTCGTAGGCCGCGAGCAGCGCCTCACAGGCGTGCATGTTCGCGTTCTGCCCGCGGTAGGGCGACAGCGAGTCCCAGTCGGGCGTCGCTCGGTCGGCGTACAACCCGTGCTCGGGCTCGTAGAACCGCTCCTCGAGCACGTCGAACGCGCGCTCGAGTTCCGCGCGACCGCCGGTGATACCGGCCTGGTGGGCCCGCGCCCCAGCGAGCAGGACGAACGCGTGTCCGTAACAGTAGCGGGTGCAGTCGGCCGGCTCGCGACCGTCGAGCATCCAGTCGTATCCCCCGTGCTCGTCGTCCCAGTGGACGTTCGAGAGGAACTGGAGGCCGTGTTCAGCGGCGTACCAACACCAGTCGGGCCCGTCCTCGAGGACGCCCAGGCTAAAGTTGTGGATGCCGCGGGCCGCGGCGACGAGGTGTCTCGTCCGCGCGTCGTAGACGTAGCCGTCCTGCTCGTCGACCTGGGCGGCGTAGCCGCCCACCGCGGTGTCGATCATTGCGGGGTAGTAGAACTGCAAGACGTCCCGGAACTGGTGGAACAGGCCGGCTCGAGTGCGATAGATATTCATGGCGATGCCTACCGGGCACGGCGACATAGTGATTCGGTCTCGTGTCCTGGCGATGTTCAGACAAGGAGTGAACGGTGAGGCGGAGCGTTTCGTGCGTGCCTCCGTTAGTCTCGAACGACCATCGTGTCTGCCATCATATCCCCGAGGCGCTGGTTATCTTCTGACGAGAGAATGAGGATAATGGCAACGATGACCGCCAGAAGTGTCCCCGATCCGAGGAGCTTTGTGATATTCCGTATGATAGCCTCTCCAGGTGAACACTTCTCGCCGTGTCGATTGACCACTCGCAGACCGATGACCATCTTCCCGCCCGTTGCACCCCACTTTGCTTCAGTCCCCACGTAGTACACGGCACTTCCGACGACCCCGACGAACCCTCCCAGCGCTTCAGCCGATTCCGGGGATTCGGGCTGGAGGACGAATAGCAGTGGGAGTAAGACTGCAAGCAGGAGCACGAATGTGATGATACCATCGAGAAGCAACGCGAGGCCGCGCTCGAGAACCCCAGCATAATTATGGCGTTTTCGATCCATAATCGAATGTCAGAACGTTTCTATAAATATTTGTTGAACTTCCTGACAGCCGTCAGCTGGAGAGTGAAAGGTGAGGCGAAGCGCTTTCAGCGTACCAGTGTCGGAAAACGCTATCCTCACCGAATCGATAGTCGTCTCGAGGTGGATTTTGTGGAATACGATCACTATATATCCGAATCGTATCCGTGCCACTCCCTCTCTCCGCCGCATCCGCTGGCTTTTTGCGCCTTCCCGGCGGCGATTCGCGTATGGAACTCGGCGTGCTGTCGACGGCCGGAATCGCCCAGAAGGCACTGCTACCGGCGATCGACTCGAGCGAGCACCACGTTGGCGCCATCGCCTCCCGCAACGCCGGGCGGGCTGAATCGGTCGCCGAGGAGTACGGGGTCCCGCGGTCGTACGGCACCTACGACGACCTGCTCGCCGATTCGAACCTGGACGCGGTCTACGTCCCCCTGCCCAACGCGCTCCACGGCGAGTGGACGAAACGGGCCGCCGACGCGGGGCTCCACGTCCTGTGTGAGAAACCGCTCGCCGCCGACGCCAACGAAGCGCGCGAGGTCGTCGCCCACTGCGACGACCAGGGCGTCGTCCTGATGGAGGCGTTCATGTACCGCTACCACCCGCGAACCGAGCGGGCGATCGAACTCGCACGGGAGGCGCTCGAGGACGTGCGCTCGGTCACCGCGTCGTTCACCTTCTCCCTGCGCGGCGATCCCGACGACGTCCGGCTGAATCCGGACCTCGCCGGCGGGTCACTGATGGATGTCGGCTGTTACCCCGTCTCCGCCGTCCGGCAGTTCCTCGGGGAACCCGAGCGGGTTTACGCCCACGCTCACGACTCGCGAGGGGCGGGTGTCGACACTGCTCTCGCTGGCGTTCTCGAGTACGACGACGGGGCGACGGCACGAATTGCCTCCGGGTTCGACACGCCGAAACACCAGCGCTACCGCGTCGAGGCGGCAAACGGCTGGCTCGAGGTCGACGACGCCTTCGACGTGCCCGACGGCGCACTCGAACTCGAGTACGAAATCGACGGCGAGCACGGCGTCGAGACGTTCGAACCGGTCGATCAGTATCGGCTCGAGGTCGAGCACTTCGCCCGCTGTGTCGAGGCCGGGAATCAGCCGCGAACCGACGGCGACGAAGCGGTCGCGAACATGCGCGTGATCGACGCGCTGTACGAGAGTACCGAGCGTGGAGAGCCGGTGTCCGTGGAGTGAGTCAGGGGCCGAGAAACGAAAACCGACGACAGGTCTGCCTCGAAACACCCCTGAAAGGAACGCCGAGCCGAAGCGAAACGTCGGTCAGACCGCGTACCCTTCGTTCCGCAGTGCGAACTCGACCGCTTCGTTGAACTGCTTTCGCAGGTCGTCTTCGAACCCGTCGATCCGTTTGTCCGATTTGGCCAGCTCGAGGCGGCGTTCGTCGCTGCCCTCATCGACGTCGACGTGGCGGAACGACTGGGTGAATTTTCGACTGTCGTTCCCGTACGCGGTCACGGTTACGAGTTGCTCGTCCGACCGTCCGTCGTCCCGATCCGCCGTATGGGATCCCCCGACGTTTACTCGCTCGAAATCGGTGAGATTCGTGGAGAGACTGCCGATCGCGAGTTTCTGCTCGAGCGACTCCCGATCCCATTCGCGTCGCTCGTCTGTCTCTCGATCCGTCCCGATGACCGTCTCCGGTCCGATCGTATCTACCGTCCATTTTCTAAGGGAGTCGGATGCGAGTTCTTCTTCCGTTCGTGAGCGAGCGTCTCCTTCCTGAATCACGTCGCCCTCCTCGACGCGGATGTAGCGCGGATTCGCGGCAGGCACGTCGATAAAGACCTCACCGGATTCCGTACTAACCAGCGCTTCCACTCCCTCGATGGTACGGGATGCCAGATTTCGTTCGCTGACGTTAGCCATGGGTTACGATCACACGCGTAATTGGCTTCAGATCTATCTAAGACTGCCGCCACATTCATAATAAATCCTGTATAATAGTCATAAATTACGAATTTATTCGTTTAATATCGGTATTTACTGACTGCATGTGGATTTCGAAGCGATAGGCAGTGAACGAGCGAAGCCGTGGCAGGCGACGATTTCAGTCAATAGACAAAAACCGCCGTCTCGAGCAACGCTGGCAGAAGGAGAACGATCCGCTCGAGTCAGCAATCCATCCACACTACAAAATATATAGTTTAGACGGACGCTCGTCATCGCCACACGGCCACTGCGTCGAACGCCACAGTAGCGTCTTCTCGGGCTACTGGTCGGCCGCGTCGTCGACAATTTCGCGAACGAATTCAATCTCGTCGTCGATGATCGTGTGGCCCATCCCCTCGTAAATTCGCTCCGTGACGTCGGCACCCAGGTCCTCGTAGACCGAAACGGACTCGTGCACCCGCTCGAGCGGGATGTGGGGATCCTGGTCGCTACACCCGAAGAACGCTGGCGTTCCCTCGAGTGAGCCGTCGTACTCCCGCGGGGTTCCCTCGGGCCCGATCAGCCCGCCGGAGAATGCGACGACGCCGCCGTACTCGCGGGCGTTCCGGGCGGCGAACTCGCTGGCGAGACAGCCACCCTGGGAGAAGCCGGCCAGGATCGTCCGTTCGGCCGGGACCGACTCGTTCGCGGTCTCGAGCGTCGACTCGAGCAGGCCGAGCGCCGAGGTCAGGTACGGCTCGTTTGACTCGATCGGGGCGAGAAACGACTGGGGGTACCAGGTCCCGCGGGCGGCCTGGGGCGCGAGGTAGGCCACGTCGTCGCGGTCGAACTGGGCAGCCAGTTCGAGCATGCCCGAAGCGCGGGCGCCGCGACCGTGGACGAGGATCATCGCGGCACTGGCGTCCTCGAGGTCGGCGCCGGCGTGCTCGACGGGTTGGTCGCCGTGCGGGTCGTCGCCGGCGTTCGGGGTCGGCGTTCCACTCATGGGGACACGAAGGGCCTCGAGCGTGAAAGGCGTTCTCGAGGCGGCGATCTGCGGGCGCGCTCGAGAACACCTCCGGACGAGTGGCGTCGGCGTCGCATCGCGAGACGGAGCCAACGCGTCACGAGGCGGACCCCGTCGATCAGAACAGCGACAACTCGCCCGTCACCCGGTCGACCAGCTCCTCGGCGCCGGGGCCGACCGCCAGCGTCGTCACCGTCCCCGGCTCGAGCTGGGTGTGACCCGCGTCGCGGACGATCGCGTTCGGCAGTCCCTCCTGGTCGGCGATGGCCGCGAGTTCGTGGAGTTCGCGCTCGCTCGAGCCCTTCAGCACGATCTTCTTCTGGCCGCCGTTCTTCCAGCGCCGGCGTGACCGATCGTCGGCCTTCTCGTAGGCCGACAGCGA
It contains:
- a CDS encoding carbohydrate ABC transporter permease yields the protein MDFDIRRTLTRLSRGRRRAAGSDENRTDDRPVRTDGGASSASTSASASTSGHTSRWTRLRHSEAVQAIPFWLPPALLMGLFVYGAIGWNLLISLTDWSSLLGPDYTDLSLEMYRQMPDDPSFVAAFRNTIVLLVAFTGVSLAIGLVLAILVDQNIRFENTFRTIYLLPMALSFVVTAIFWAWMYNPTTGTINVVLRGLGLDFLTRNWIGNPDTRLAAIIFALTWQFSGYAMVVYLAGLRAIPDAHYEAAKVDGASTFRMYLRVIVPQLSAATTSAAVVLMVFALKAFDFIFVMFGNNPGRSADILAVMMFRVAFSRSQWAYGAAVATVLFLLALAVVGPYLYLQYRRGDL
- a CDS encoding ABC transporter substrate-binding protein, which gives rise to MGNQNGVTRRRYLVTTGAIGTAALAGCADDEEGNGNGNATGNGDGNGNGGGDGDLEIVHWWTAGGEEEAFNALVDGYDENTDYTANPNPAPGGAGSSIDAAIQTRVIDEEPPGTFQIWPGEALRTYTDADALEPVGDFYEDGAQDAYLDSVVEAATIDGDVVSVPINIHRLNNIFYNVEVLDDAGVDVESIDGPEGLLEAFETVDGAGYVGMAQQTAEPWGTLQLWEVVFTGQHGVDTFQQFLDGNAADLESEINESLSLVADYSEYFNEDASTVSWDEANNAVITGDAAFHHNGDWAAGEYQTAEDFEYGEGWDYAAFPGTEGVYTLVMDSFVMPTNNPTPDATEAWIEYCSTVDAQERFNPAKGSIPPRTDVPTDEFPPFLQDQMSAFQDSDEQITSIAHGSGLQPAQASEVQEAFAVFTDNWDPDETTQELINIF
- a CDS encoding DUF4013 domain-containing protein, which translates into the protein MDDALAYPLRGDHAETSLIAAWLCVLVHVLVVPVLPLVALLGYVVSVLVLGSERDPPPFLERTVLRQALGAAGIAIAYGTVPLVIALSTVRLLTESGEVPSGGGTFAVLVGSTTVLLVLGIAAYLLPIALANYGRAGSIRAGFADIVSVAGHGAYFVGWASGITLLLVGLALSSALVSRGGVALVAGTLIGAYAVLVSSRRIGRGYAAGRR
- a CDS encoding AGE family epimerase/isomerase produces the protein MNIYRTRAGLFHQFRDVLQFYYPAMIDTAVGGYAAQVDEQDGYVYDARTRHLVAAARGIHNFSLGVLEDGPDWCWYAAEHGLQFLSNVHWDDEHGGYDWMLDGREPADCTRYCYGHAFVLLAGARAHQAGITGGRAELERAFDVLEERFYEPEHGLYADRATPDWDSLSPYRGQNANMHACEALLAAYEATGEERYLERAYTVADRFTREVTSATDGLLWEHYTETWEPDLAYNEDQPAHQFRPPGYQPGHHAEWAKLLALLAEHRSEGWLLERARELFDAAVDLGWDDEHGGLYYTVEDDGTPIVGDKYGWVHTEAIGASALLSRFDDAYAEWYDRLWAYSREHLINPTYGNWYARLTRAHEHDDPNHGPAVEPGYHPLTNCWVAMRALEADSPAFGTS
- a CDS encoding RDD family protein, whose amino-acid sequence is MDRKRHNYAGVLERGLALLLDGIITFVLLLAVLLPLLFVLQPESPESAEALGGFVGVVGSAVYYVGTEAKWGATGGKMVIGLRVVNRHGEKCSPGEAIIRNITKLLGSGTLLAVIVAIILILSSEDNQRLGDMMADTMVVRD
- a CDS encoding Gfo/Idh/MocA family protein, with amino-acid sequence MELGVLSTAGIAQKALLPAIDSSEHHVGAIASRNAGRAESVAEEYGVPRSYGTYDDLLADSNLDAVYVPLPNALHGEWTKRAADAGLHVLCEKPLAADANEAREVVAHCDDQGVVLMEAFMYRYHPRTERAIELAREALEDVRSVTASFTFSLRGDPDDVRLNPDLAGGSLMDVGCYPVSAVRQFLGEPERVYAHAHDSRGAGVDTALAGVLEYDDGATARIASGFDTPKHQRYRVEAANGWLEVDDAFDVPDGALELEYEIDGEHGVETFEPVDQYRLEVEHFARCVEAGNQPRTDGDEAVANMRVIDALYESTERGEPVSVE
- a CDS encoding alpha/beta hydrolase, translating into MSGTPTPNAGDDPHGDQPVEHAGADLEDASAAMILVHGRGARASGMLELAAQFDRDDVAYLAPQAARGTWYPQSFLAPIESNEPYLTSALGLLESTLETANESVPAERTILAGFSQGGCLASEFAARNAREYGGVVAFSGGLIGPEGTPREYDGSLEGTPAFFGCSDQDPHIPLERVHESVSVYEDLGADVTERIYEGMGHTIIDDEIEFVREIVDDAADQ
- the pth2 gene encoding peptidyl-tRNA hydrolase Pth2, translating into MKQAIVARTDIGMGTGKLAAQVAHASLSAYEKADDRSRRRWKNGGQKKIVLKGSSERELHELAAIADQEGLPNAIVRDAGHTQLEPGTVTTLAVGPGAEELVDRVTGELSLF